The Desulfobaccales bacterium genome has a segment encoding these proteins:
- a CDS encoding amino acid ABC transporter substrate-binding protein: protein MRRLLFLLGALTVTALLAGGMAGAATKNVVIGFTASQTGKLNVEAIRQINGLNLWIEQVNEAGGVKLPDGTVLKFQAKFYDDESKKERVQELYTKLINQDKADFLISPYSSGLADAAAVIAQQYNRILISAGAASDSTYKKGYTLIFQVYTPASRYLTGALDLLAKMDPAAKKLAIIHEKDKFSTDVVEALKKYAEGKGYQVGLYEGYEPGTTDFAPFINKIPAGTDAILGGGHFADTSTFAKQLHEKGIKAKMVALLVAPPEPKFAELGEAAVGVIGPSQWEPLATTYNKDTAQKLNLPFVGPSVEEFNKAYQAKYKETPSYHSAGGYVAGLLLGEAIKQAGSTDTAKVKEALDKMDLLTFYGRLKFDTAKDHGLQIGHEMIYTQWQKDAQGKLVNQIVWPEAFRTAEAKLYRQ from the coding sequence ATGCGCAGACTCCTGTTTCTCCTCGGCGCGTTGACAGTGACGGCTCTTCTGGCCGGCGGCATGGCCGGGGCGGCCACCAAAAACGTGGTCATCGGCTTCACCGCCTCACAGACCGGCAAACTGAATGTGGAGGCCATCCGCCAGATCAACGGCCTCAATCTCTGGATTGAGCAGGTGAATGAGGCCGGCGGCGTGAAGCTCCCGGACGGCACCGTGCTCAAGTTCCAGGCGAAATTCTATGACGACGAGAGCAAAAAGGAACGGGTGCAGGAACTTTACACCAAACTGATCAACCAGGACAAGGCGGATTTCCTCATCAGTCCCTACTCCAGCGGCCTGGCGGACGCCGCCGCGGTCATCGCCCAGCAGTACAACCGCATCCTCATCTCCGCCGGGGCTGCCTCGGATTCCACCTACAAAAAGGGTTACACCCTCATCTTCCAGGTCTACACCCCGGCCAGCCGCTATCTCACCGGCGCCCTGGACCTCCTGGCCAAGATGGACCCGGCCGCCAAAAAGCTGGCCATCATCCATGAAAAGGACAAGTTCTCCACCGACGTGGTGGAGGCTCTGAAGAAGTACGCCGAGGGCAAGGGCTATCAGGTGGGACTCTATGAGGGCTATGAGCCCGGCACCACCGATTTTGCCCCCTTCATCAACAAGATCCCCGCCGGCACCGACGCCATTTTGGGGGGCGGCCACTTCGCCGATACCAGCACCTTCGCCAAACAGCTGCATGAGAAGGGCATCAAGGCCAAGATGGTGGCCCTGCTCGTGGCCCCGCCGGAACCGAAATTCGCCGAGCTGGGGGAGGCCGCGGTGGGGGTCATCGGCCCCAGCCAGTGGGAGCCCCTGGCCACCACCTACAACAAAGACACGGCCCAGAAGCTGAACCTGCCCTTCGTGGGCCCCTCGGTGGAGGAGTTCAACAAGGCTTATCAGGCCAAGTATAAGGAAACCCCCTCGTATCACAGCGCCGGCGGCTATGTGGCCGGGCTGCTGCTGGGCGAGGCCATCAAGCAGGCGGGGTCCACGGACACCGCCAAGGTGAAGGAGGCCCTGGACAAGATGGACCTCCTCACTTTTTATGGCCGCCTCAAATTTGATACCGCCAAGGACCACGGTCTGCAGATCGGCCATGAAATGATCTACACCCAGTGGCAGAAAGACGCCCAGGGAAAGCTGGTGAATCAGATCGTCTGGCCCGAGGCCTTCAGGACTGCCGAGGCCAAACTCTATCGGCAATAA
- a CDS encoding branched-chain amino acid ABC transporter permease — MFGQLLSSLTDGLLLGFVYGLAAMGLSLIWGVMTVINLAHGPVIALGMFTAYLLFTQAGVNPYLALLPVAVLGMVMGLVIYGVAVHRVLNAPHLSTLLATFAVNMIIIGVGTAVFTTSPHNIDYSLGSFSAGPLTVPFTRVVAALAAMAATALLYLFLYFTRPGKAIRAVANNRMAAELMGISSTTMLALSFGLGTLLACLAGGLIATFFPFTILSGGPYELKSFVICVLGGLGNPLGALLGGLLLGGLEGLVPAFMPVSWVPVVEFGLFVLVLLVRPQGLLGAK, encoded by the coding sequence GTGTTCGGGCAACTCCTCTCCTCGCTCACGGACGGCCTGCTTCTGGGCTTTGTTTACGGTTTGGCGGCCATGGGCCTCTCCCTCATCTGGGGGGTGATGACGGTCATCAATCTGGCCCACGGGCCGGTCATCGCCCTGGGGATGTTCACCGCCTACCTGCTTTTCACCCAGGCGGGAGTCAACCCCTACCTGGCCTTGCTGCCGGTGGCCGTTTTGGGGATGGTCATGGGGCTGGTGATTTACGGCGTGGCGGTGCACCGGGTCCTTAACGCCCCCCACCTTTCCACTCTCTTGGCCACCTTTGCGGTGAACATGATCATCATCGGCGTGGGCACCGCGGTCTTCACCACCTCGCCCCACAACATCGACTACTCCCTGGGATCCTTCAGCGCCGGCCCCCTCACCGTGCCCTTCACCCGGGTGGTGGCAGCCCTGGCGGCCATGGCGGCCACGGCGCTCTTGTATCTTTTCCTCTACTTCACCCGGCCGGGGAAGGCCATCCGGGCGGTGGCCAACAACCGCATGGCCGCGGAGCTCATGGGCATCTCCTCCACCACCATGCTGGCCCTGAGCTTCGGGCTGGGGACGCTGTTGGCCTGCCTGGCGGGGGGGCTGATTGCCACCTTCTTCCCCTTCACCATCCTAAGCGGCGGCCCCTATGAGCTGAAAAGCTTCGTCATCTGCGTGTTGGGCGGCCTGGGCAACCCCCTGGGGGCGCTCCTGGGCGGCCTGCTTCTGGGGGGCCTGGAGGGCCTGGTGCCGGCCTTCATGCCGGTGAGCTGGGTGCCGGTGGTGGAATTCGGGCTCTTTGTGCTGGTGCTGCTGGTGCGGCCCCAGGGACTGTTGGGGGCCAAGTGA
- a CDS encoding branched-chain amino acid ABC transporter permease, translating into MRPWARLGFWLPLAAVFVWGLVVLLIGEDTLRETTFTLMMFVGMASSLNILLGYTGYVSFGHIVFFGLGGYFGFYLLSQQGLWLLPAAVGGGLLSGVLAGLLGLAVLRLRGAYFALATIGINEAARAFVSNFGPFGGATGLFVNFQAYQAYGGAGPALWTTFTYLWLVTLAVLLVSALVQGSRFGLGLMAIREDEDAAMVMGVAAPRAKTIAFMLSAFFPGIIGTLYFFKNGNVEPGDAFQLHMSIEALVMIMLGGQGTVAGPALGAVVYQGLRGYLLTSPLFKSLHLAMAGLFLLLIVLFVPAGAVGWLRHRFPRLRKVLT; encoded by the coding sequence ATGCGTCCCTGGGCCCGCCTCGGCTTCTGGCTGCCCCTGGCGGCGGTCTTCGTCTGGGGCCTGGTGGTCCTCCTCATCGGCGAGGACACGCTGCGGGAGACCACCTTCACCCTGATGATGTTCGTGGGCATGGCCTCCAGCCTCAATATCCTTTTGGGCTATACCGGCTACGTCAGTTTCGGCCACATCGTCTTTTTCGGGCTAGGGGGCTATTTCGGTTTCTATCTCTTAAGCCAGCAGGGCCTCTGGCTTTTGCCCGCGGCGGTGGGAGGCGGGCTCCTCTCTGGGGTGCTGGCGGGGCTTTTGGGCCTGGCGGTGCTCCGCCTGAGGGGGGCCTACTTCGCCCTGGCCACCATCGGCATCAACGAAGCGGCGAGGGCCTTTGTCAGCAACTTCGGCCCCTTCGGCGGGGCCACCGGGCTCTTTGTCAATTTCCAGGCCTACCAGGCGTATGGCGGCGCCGGCCCGGCTTTGTGGACCACCTTCACGTATCTCTGGCTGGTGACCCTGGCGGTGCTCCTGGTGAGCGCCCTGGTGCAGGGCTCCCGCTTCGGGCTGGGGCTGATGGCCATTCGGGAGGACGAGGACGCCGCCATGGTCATGGGGGTGGCCGCACCCCGGGCCAAGACCATCGCCTTCATGCTCTCCGCCTTCTTCCCGGGCATCATCGGCACCCTGTATTTCTTCAAAAATGGCAACGTGGAGCCGGGGGACGCCTTCCAGCTGCACATGTCCATCGAGGCTTTGGTGATGATCATGCTGGGGGGCCAGGGCACGGTGGCGGGGCCGGCTTTGGGCGCGGTGGTCTATCAGGGCTTGCGGGGCTATCTCCTCACCAGCCCCCTTTTCAAGAGCCTGCATCTGGCCATGGCCGGGCTTTTCCTGCTCCTCATCGTGCTCTTTGTGCCCGCGGGCGCGGTGGGGTGGCTCCGGCATCGCTTTCCCCGCCTGCGGAAGGTGCTGACATGA
- a CDS encoding ABC transporter ATP-binding protein, producing the protein MILQVQNVTKRFGGLQALTDVTFDLKEREILGLIGPNGAGKTTLFNVLNGVFAPDRGRVIFRGEDITGLPPYEVARRGIARAYQVVRPLNELTVRENVMVGACYGREALSLEAAARVADEVLGMVGLQDRAEQLAGSLNVAQKKRLEMARALGSRPYLLLLDEVLAGLNPSEIAAMLDTIHAIRESGVTILMIEHVMQAVMSVSDRVIVLDYGQLIAEGTPEEVVNNPQVIEAYLGDPQMTARLMGE; encoded by the coding sequence ATGATCCTCCAGGTGCAAAACGTCACCAAGCGCTTCGGGGGCCTGCAGGCCCTGACGGATGTCACCTTCGACCTGAAGGAAAGGGAGATCCTGGGCCTCATCGGGCCCAACGGCGCCGGCAAGACCACCTTGTTCAATGTGTTAAACGGCGTCTTTGCCCCGGACAGGGGCCGGGTGATCTTCCGGGGGGAGGACATCACCGGGCTTCCCCCCTATGAGGTGGCCCGGCGGGGCATTGCCCGGGCCTACCAGGTGGTGCGGCCCCTAAATGAGCTCACCGTGCGGGAGAACGTCATGGTGGGGGCCTGCTACGGCCGGGAGGCCCTCTCCCTGGAGGCCGCCGCCCGGGTGGCCGATGAGGTCCTGGGCATGGTGGGGCTGCAGGATCGGGCCGAGCAGTTGGCCGGCAGCCTCAATGTGGCCCAGAAAAAGCGCCTGGAGATGGCCCGGGCCTTGGGCTCCCGGCCCTATCTGCTCCTCCTGGATGAGGTGCTGGCGGGCCTCAACCCCTCGGAGATCGCCGCCATGCTGGACACCATCCATGCCATCCGGGAATCCGGGGTGACCATCCTCATGATCGAGCACGTCATGCAGGCGGTGATGAGCGTCTCGGACCGGGTCATCGTGTTGGATTACGGCCAGCTCATCGCCGAGGGCACCCCCGAGGAGGTGGTGAACAATCCCCAGGTGATCGAGGCCTACCTGGGGGACCCGCAGATGACCGCTCGACTGATGGGAGAGTGA
- a CDS encoding ABC transporter ATP-binding protein encodes MALLEVTDLASGYGEVQILWGASLKLERGQLTTLVGSNGVGKTTLLRTVMGLLRPWQGSVVFDGQDLTRAPAHTRAKAGLVLVPEGRQLFTDMTVLENLEMGAFSPRARAHFQENLDKVFALFPRLAERRTQKSGLMSGGEQQMLAVARGLMAQPELLIIDELSLGLSPLLALTLFESLTQLKKSGLTMLLVEQNVSMALAVSDYAYVMAEGRVVMEGEARTLLKNDDIRRTYLGVAH; translated from the coding sequence ATGGCATTGCTGGAAGTGACGGACCTGGCATCGGGATACGGGGAGGTGCAGATCCTCTGGGGGGCCTCCCTGAAGCTGGAGCGGGGCCAGCTCACCACCCTGGTGGGCAGCAACGGGGTGGGCAAGACCACCTTGCTCCGCACCGTGATGGGGCTGTTGCGCCCCTGGCAGGGAAGCGTGGTCTTCGACGGCCAGGATCTCACCCGGGCCCCGGCCCACACCCGGGCCAAGGCCGGGCTGGTGTTGGTCCCCGAGGGCCGGCAGCTCTTCACCGACATGACGGTCTTGGAGAACCTGGAGATGGGGGCCTTCTCGCCCCGGGCCCGGGCCCATTTCCAGGAAAACCTGGACAAGGTCTTCGCCCTCTTCCCCCGGCTGGCGGAGCGCCGCACCCAGAAATCCGGGCTGATGAGCGGCGGCGAGCAGCAGATGCTGGCGGTGGCCCGGGGGCTCATGGCCCAGCCGGAGCTCCTCATCATCGACGAGCTCTCCTTGGGCCTCTCCCCCTTGTTGGCCCTGACCCTGTTTGAATCCCTCACCCAGCTCAAGAAATCGGGCCTCACCATGCTCCTGGTGGAGCAGAACGTCAGCATGGCCCTGGCGGTGAGCGATTATGCCTACGTCATGGCGGAGGGCCGGGTGGTGATGGAAGGGGAAGCCCGGACCCTCCTCAAGAATGACGACATCCGCCGCACTTACCTGGGGGTGGCCCACTGA
- a CDS encoding YIP1 family protein: MSLPPADAALTLTPAADLPWEDPELHRLPALLRTVWAFLRHPGPSFRAMHPAGVGPAVVFGLLTGTFGMAAALYSQLLMSLSLDLPMLRWTGAEFSWPVLLSLQVFLPLLVFIGLVLGSLSLYLVTLPWRRPGLGAAFRVTGYAQAGLVTGLIPVVGGMLALSISLYLRVRGVQEVFHLPGWRAWLAVAAALLVESLFLVLGLVLLLVPLAYLALR; the protein is encoded by the coding sequence ATGAGCCTTCCCCCGGCGGACGCGGCGCTGACCCTGACCCCGGCGGCGGACCTGCCCTGGGAAGACCCGGAGCTGCACCGGCTGCCGGCCTTGCTGCGCACGGTGTGGGCTTTCCTGCGCCATCCGGGCCCGAGCTTTCGGGCCATGCACCCGGCAGGGGTGGGCCCGGCGGTGGTTTTTGGGCTTTTGACCGGCACCTTCGGCATGGCCGCGGCCCTCTACAGCCAGCTCCTCATGTCCCTGTCCCTGGACCTGCCCATGCTGAGATGGACCGGCGCCGAATTCTCCTGGCCCGTCCTCCTTTCTCTGCAGGTGTTTCTGCCTCTGTTGGTGTTCATCGGGCTGGTCCTGGGGAGCCTCTCCCTCTACCTGGTGACCCTACCTTGGCGCCGGCCGGGGCTGGGGGCGGCTTTTCGGGTGACGGGCTATGCCCAGGCGGGGTTGGTGACCGGCCTCATCCCGGTGGTGGGGGGGATGCTGGCATTGAGTATCAGCCTCTATCTCCGGGTCCGGGGGGTGCAGGAGGTCTTCCACCTGCCGGGCTGGCGGGCCTGGTTGGCGGTGGCCGCCGCCCTGCTGGTGGAGAGTCTCTTTCTGGTGCTGGGACTGGTGCTGCTGTTGGTGCCGCTGGCGTATCTGGCCCTCCGCTGA
- a CDS encoding response regulator, with protein sequence MKKILVADDEMAIRLLYSEELKEEGYEVYTASNGREALEIVEKVPLDLVILDIKMPEMDGIEALRQIKERHPNLPVVLSTAYGEYKQDFATWASDEYLVKSSDLEDLRATVKRYLKD encoded by the coding sequence ATGAAGAAAATCCTGGTTGCCGACGACGAAATGGCCATCCGCCTCTTGTACAGCGAGGAGCTGAAGGAGGAAGGCTACGAAGTCTATACCGCCAGCAATGGCCGGGAAGCCCTGGAGATTGTGGAGAAGGTGCCCTTGGACCTGGTGATTCTCGACATCAAGATGCCGGAGATGGACGGCATTGAGGCCCTCCGGCAGATCAAGGAGCGCCACCCCAACCTGCCGGTGGTCCTGAGCACCGCCTACGGCGAGTACAAGCAGGATTTCGCCACCTGGGCCTCGGATGAATACCTGGTGAAGTCGTCGGATCTGGAGGACCTCAGGGCCACGGTGAAGCGGTATCTTAAGGATTGA